One genomic window of Bradyrhizobium sp. B124 includes the following:
- a CDS encoding L-serine ammonia-lyase, producing the protein MMLSVFDIFKIGIGPSSSHTVGPMRAAGQFVRALERDGLLSRTAQVRADLYGSLGATGRGHATDLGVILGLLGEKPDTVDPAQVAPQLADIRRSGELRLLNVHPVPFRRGRDIIFQPDSALPEHPNGIRLVAFTADGSLLAERYYFSIGGGFVIERGLGDLAGGAGGELPVWPYPFGTGAELVERAQSSGRSIADMVLANECVHRTDADVRSGLLKIWETMKQCVDRGFGIDNASAAEPLPGPLNIRRRAPALYRELSARNSDTESVDPLAAMDWVNAFAMAVNEENAARGRIVTAPTNGAAGVIPAVLHYYVKFCPGATDDGVVTFLLTAAAIGMLYKANASISGAEVGCQGEVGVACSMAAGGLTAVLGGAPAQVENAAEIGMEHNLGLTCDPVGGLVQIPCIERNAMGAVKAINAARMALRGDGKHYVSLDAVIKTMLQTGEDMKSKYKETSLGGLAVNVVEC; encoded by the coding sequence CTGATGCTTTCGGTCTTCGACATATTCAAGATCGGTATCGGCCCCTCGAGTTCGCATACGGTGGGGCCGATGCGCGCGGCCGGACAATTCGTCCGCGCGCTCGAGCGCGATGGCCTTCTTTCCAGGACAGCGCAGGTCCGCGCCGACCTCTATGGCTCGCTGGGCGCGACCGGGCGCGGGCATGCGACCGATCTCGGCGTGATCCTCGGCCTGCTCGGCGAAAAGCCCGATACGGTCGATCCGGCCCAGGTGGCGCCGCAGCTTGCGGATATCCGGCGGTCCGGCGAGTTGCGGCTGCTCAATGTTCACCCGGTCCCGTTCCGGCGCGGGCGCGATATCATCTTCCAGCCCGACAGCGCGCTGCCGGAACACCCCAACGGGATTCGTCTTGTGGCGTTCACGGCCGACGGCAGTCTGCTGGCGGAGCGCTATTACTTCTCGATCGGCGGCGGGTTCGTGATCGAGCGCGGCTTGGGCGACTTGGCTGGCGGCGCAGGCGGCGAGCTTCCGGTTTGGCCGTATCCGTTCGGCACCGGCGCCGAGCTGGTCGAACGCGCGCAGTCGAGCGGGCGCTCGATCGCCGACATGGTGCTGGCCAATGAGTGCGTGCATCGCACCGACGCTGACGTCCGTTCCGGCCTCCTGAAGATCTGGGAGACGATGAAGCAATGCGTCGACCGCGGCTTCGGGATCGACAATGCTAGCGCGGCTGAACCGCTGCCTGGGCCGCTGAACATTCGGCGTCGCGCGCCGGCTCTCTATCGCGAACTGTCAGCCCGCAACAGCGACACCGAGAGCGTCGATCCGCTGGCGGCGATGGATTGGGTCAACGCCTTCGCGATGGCGGTGAACGAGGAGAACGCAGCGCGCGGACGGATCGTGACCGCGCCGACCAACGGCGCCGCCGGCGTGATCCCGGCGGTGCTGCATTACTACGTCAAGTTCTGTCCGGGCGCGACCGACGACGGCGTCGTTACCTTCCTGCTCACGGCGGCTGCGATCGGCATGCTTTACAAGGCGAATGCCTCGATCTCCGGCGCGGAAGTCGGGTGTCAGGGCGAGGTCGGCGTCGCCTGCTCGATGGCCGCAGGCGGGCTGACGGCCGTGCTCGGCGGTGCGCCGGCCCAGGTCGAGAACGCCGCCGAGATCGGGATGGAGCACAATCTCGGTCTCACTTGCGATCCGGTCGGTGGTTTGGTGCAAATCCCTTGCATCGAGCGCAATGCGATGGGGGCGGTCAAGGCCATCAACGCCGCCCGAATGGCGCTGCGTGGCGACGGCAAGCACTATGTCTCGCTTGATGCCGTCATCAAGACGATGCTGCAGACCGGCGAAGACATGAAATCCAAATACAAGGAGACGTCGCTGGGCGGGCTCGCGGTGAACGTCGTGGAATGCTGA